The Sorangiineae bacterium MSr11367 genome window below encodes:
- a CDS encoding MbtH family NRPS accessory protein, with product MSTDDDKSIYKVVVNHEEQYSIWPSARDNALGWNDAGKVGTKDECLAYIKEVWTDMRPLSLRTAQNASAV from the coding sequence ATGAGCACAGATGACGACAAATCGATCTACAAAGTCGTAGTCAATCACGAAGAACAATATTCCATTTGGCCGAGTGCGCGGGACAATGCTCTAGGGTGGAACGACGCTGGAAAGGTCGGCACCAAAGACGAATGCCTCGCGTACATCAAGGAGGTGTGGACAGACATGCGACCCTTGAGTTTGCGCACGGCGCAGAATGCGAGCGCCGTATGA
- a CDS encoding MFS transporter: MKEDDLPVPSDGNIWQNRSFLLLFAGEGISALGDAVTMTAIPLMVIQETGSGTQVGIVALLQFIPQVAFCLLAGALADRWNRHRMMLASNVGRALLTMLVPLASILGRPVVPLLYLIAVPLGLLGAMFAAGYQAALPSLVRKEQLGTAAGYVNASVTLGYIMGPAIAGALAHTLGAGTTMAIDAATFLVSVTLLTFLRVPAHPGHSKPGIIGDLWEGVAFTFRQPSMRVLTSLVLLESVASAPLVTAITVHVVRHGMSSAVLGTILSAGGLGAASGYALGGKLAHGRAKAVLLGSLAGAGIVNLFIGHFTSPLPLIAGVFLSSALNASFLSVNLALRLPLIPDELQGRAGSTMQTFAMAAMGIGTLVGGALIDWTSGASAIRASGAACLLVGCVFVRAKPYPEVPA, translated from the coding sequence ATGAAAGAGGACGACCTGCCCGTGCCCAGCGACGGAAACATTTGGCAGAATCGGAGTTTCCTGCTGCTCTTTGCCGGAGAAGGCATTTCGGCACTCGGCGACGCGGTGACCATGACGGCCATTCCGTTGATGGTCATCCAGGAGACGGGGTCGGGCACGCAGGTCGGCATCGTAGCCCTTTTGCAATTCATTCCGCAGGTAGCATTCTGTCTGCTGGCGGGGGCATTGGCCGATCGATGGAATCGGCACCGCATGATGCTCGCATCCAACGTGGGGCGTGCCCTGCTCACCATGTTGGTTCCCCTCGCCAGCATCCTCGGGCGGCCCGTGGTACCGCTGCTTTACCTGATAGCGGTACCGCTCGGCCTTCTCGGTGCCATGTTTGCAGCTGGATACCAGGCCGCGCTTCCGAGCCTCGTTCGCAAAGAGCAGCTCGGGACGGCCGCCGGGTATGTCAACGCCTCGGTCACGCTCGGCTACATCATGGGGCCAGCCATCGCCGGGGCGCTCGCCCACACGCTGGGTGCGGGCACCACCATGGCCATCGACGCGGCGACGTTTCTCGTGTCGGTGACTTTGCTCACGTTTCTAAGGGTCCCTGCGCATCCAGGTCATTCCAAACCGGGCATCATTGGCGACTTGTGGGAGGGCGTCGCCTTCACCTTTCGTCAGCCGTCGATGCGCGTGCTCACGTCGCTCGTTCTGCTCGAGTCCGTGGCGAGTGCGCCGCTGGTCACGGCCATCACGGTGCACGTCGTCCGCCATGGAATGTCCTCCGCGGTGCTGGGGACGATCCTCTCGGCGGGCGGCCTGGGCGCCGCCAGCGGATACGCGCTCGGCGGAAAGCTCGCCCACGGGCGCGCCAAAGCCGTGCTCCTCGGCAGCTTGGCCGGTGCAGGCATTGTCAATCTGTTCATCGGTCATTTCACCTCGCCGCTCCCGCTCATCGCGGGCGTATTTCTCTCGAGTGCGCTGAATGCATCGTTTCTCAGCGTCAACCTCGCCCTGCGGCTGCCGCTCATCCCCGACGAGCTGCAAGGCCGCGCCGGCAGCACGATGCAAACCTTCGCCATGGCCGCCATGGGCATTGGAACACTCGTCGGCGGTGCCCTCATCGATTGGACGAGCGGAGCCTCCGCCATTCGCGCATCCGGCGCCGCGTGCCTTCTCGTGGGCTGCGTCTTCGTGAGGGCGAAGCCTTACCCGGAGGTTCCCGCATGA
- a CDS encoding TetR/AcrR family transcriptional regulator yields MRYPAAETAEKHQRILDEAAKLFRERGFAGVSVSELMEATGLTHGPFYNHFASKQELMEASIEHASSKFLTELEATPPSERGKAEYIATYLSTMHRDAPGAGCIIASLGPECSREAGLRRALTAHVRNLISKFAGHFPWKSKRRARSQAIHDVAAMVGAIVLARGVTDDELSEEILNEVRRHLG; encoded by the coding sequence ATGCGATACCCGGCAGCCGAAACGGCAGAGAAGCACCAACGCATCTTGGACGAGGCTGCGAAGCTGTTTCGCGAGCGTGGCTTTGCCGGAGTCAGCGTGAGCGAGCTCATGGAGGCCACCGGCCTGACGCATGGACCGTTCTACAACCACTTTGCCTCGAAGCAGGAGCTCATGGAGGCGAGCATTGAGCACGCCTCGTCGAAGTTCCTCACCGAGTTGGAGGCCACGCCGCCTTCCGAGCGCGGCAAAGCGGAGTACATCGCGACGTACCTCTCCACGATGCATCGCGACGCACCCGGTGCGGGTTGCATCATCGCGTCGCTAGGTCCCGAATGCAGCCGCGAGGCTGGGTTGCGCCGCGCCTTGACGGCGCACGTTCGCAACCTGATCTCGAAGTTTGCGGGCCACTTCCCGTGGAAGAGCAAGCGCCGCGCGCGCAGCCAGGCGATCCACGACGTCGCCGCCATGGTGGGCGCCATCGTTCTTGCGCGCGGGGTGACCGATGACGAGCTCTCCGAGGAAATCTTGAACGAGGTGCGCCGCCACCTCGGGTGA
- a CDS encoding SDR family oxidoreductase — protein MSEFRSKNVAVITGASSGIGAVYAERLAARGYDLVVVARRVDRLRALADKISTANPGIQVEVVEADLTTESGLARVEKILATQPNVHIFVNNAGLARVSPLAKSATSDSTTQIALNIVAFTRLTRAILPVFLSRNAGVIVNLASALAVHSLPVSSVYSGTKAYVLNFSRGLQQEVAGTGVKVQIVLPATTATEIWDGAGVSPGAVPPDTVMTTENMVDAALAGLDQGETITWPSLADASLWEKYDAARTELFVATQTSKPAPRYKVE, from the coding sequence ATGTCCGAGTTCCGCTCGAAGAACGTCGCGGTCATCACCGGAGCATCGTCGGGAATCGGCGCCGTCTACGCCGAACGGCTCGCGGCGCGGGGCTACGATCTCGTCGTCGTCGCCCGCCGGGTCGATCGGCTGCGCGCACTCGCCGACAAGATCTCGACCGCCAACCCCGGGATCCAGGTGGAGGTCGTCGAAGCCGACCTGACGACGGAGTCAGGGCTGGCACGCGTGGAGAAAATCCTCGCGACCCAACCCAACGTGCACATCTTCGTGAACAATGCAGGCCTCGCACGCGTCTCGCCGCTCGCGAAGTCCGCGACCTCGGACTCGACGACGCAGATCGCATTGAACATCGTCGCCTTCACCCGACTCACGCGCGCAATTCTTCCCGTGTTCCTCTCGCGCAATGCGGGCGTCATCGTCAACCTCGCCTCCGCCCTCGCCGTGCACTCACTGCCGGTCAGCTCCGTGTACAGCGGCACCAAGGCCTACGTGTTGAACTTCAGTCGCGGCCTCCAGCAAGAGGTGGCCGGCACGGGCGTGAAGGTTCAAATCGTGCTCCCTGCCACCACCGCCACCGAAATATGGGATGGTGCCGGCGTCTCGCCCGGCGCCGTGCCGCCGGACACCGTCATGACGACCGAGAACATGGTCGACGCGGCACTCGCAGGCCTCGACCAAGGTGAGACCATCACCTGGCCGTCGCTCGCCGACGCGAGCCTTTGGGAGAAGTACGACGCTGCCCGGACCGAGCTATTCGTCGCGACCCAAACCAGCAAACCGGCCCCGCGCTACAAGGTGGAGTGA
- a CDS encoding amino acid adenylation domain-containing protein produces the protein MRGEDFRTFGGVLCRRAESHPDGLAYSFLGDGETETERLSFSELDARARAIAARLTQEGAFGRPVLLLYPPGLDYVAGFFGCLYAGAIAVPLYPPDPRRVSRTLPRLLAVVADAGAQLALTTDDIRTVLEGYVEQAPALRTLRCIATDRSLAPEPHFDPREEPEGLAYLQYTSGSTGNPKGVMVTHANLLENCADMSEVWRLDERSRMVSWLPLFHDMGLIAGMLLPLYLGNPTQLMSPLSFVANPVRWLRAIDRFGGTISGAPNFAYDLCVAKVREADRDTLDLSRWRTAFNAAEPVRASTIRKFTETFAWSGFRRDTFYPSYGLAEATLIVTAGKPGRVSRTLWVDAEALGQGRLAVTDPAAPGAKELASCGTVVPSQELAIVDPDTRTPCADGSIGEVWVRGRAVTRGYRQRPEENERTFLARTDAGEGPYLRTGDLGFRYEGELYLASRHKDLIIVRGRNHYPQDLERASENSDPMLRLGCAAAFATEDDARVIVLQEVREEGTEADYARAMRAIRMAIAEECDVRLAEVALVARGELFKTSSGKIQRRLCRSRYGEGGLRVLAVQSLDAAESTDDEPVAPPEPPASIEVRVRRVLGRALRTETSGLDTETPLVALGLDSLTSIEVCNALAADFGVRLEQVDLLDRMTLAGLIARITSGACAPAAPVTEVEPAAETDLSPGQSALWFLHQLEPESPSYNQIFAATVRSELDVRALRVALDRLVSRHAVLRTTYGEREGKPFQRVREQLPVAFTHVDGRTWDEARVEAKLAEETHRPFDLIDGPMLRVCVIERGEREWALLVAVHHIAMDFWSLGILVDEWGTCYRAAVEGCEPELGPIPASYPAYVHAAQAALEGPAGETHLAYWRDVLANRPPVLDLPAAARRPPVWTNRGAAHTFHVPAALADQLRALASAEGVTLYTALLAAFQTLLHRHGAAEDLVIGSPTAGRRDPAFADTLGYFVNLVPLRADLSGRPSFRELLARTKGTVLGALAHQDYPLSELVDRLGVERDASRSPLFDVVFLVQKPYRMPDSQMVRFALGEPGARLDVGGLMLESRRVAQNLARFDLELWIVEEADGLLGSIRYGTDLFDAATIARMSQHLVRLLEAAVREPERPVAALPMLTASEHAQMVTAWNETAHPYPEDRCLHELFEAAAAATPEATAVLFEKERLDYRELDAWANRIAHHLVAQGIGRGSHVAVVLERGLEMVPALLGILKAGGTYVPIEPSYPDVRIADTCRALDVAYVLTQREHGARLEALLGPRGILRLDDRAALAGCPTTNPGRPVHPEDRAYVILTSGSTGTPKGVVLQHRPVVNTIDWVNRRYGIGAHDRVLFLTSLCFDLSVYDVFGLLAAGGSIRIASARDVADPMRLLDWLCSGEITFWDSAPAALRQLVPFLEDGNSDARAWAESRLRLVFLSGDWIPITLPGQVAARFPQARVVGLGGATEAAIWSNFHDIERVDPSWPSIPYGRPIQNARYYVLDADRQPCPVGVPGELFIGGECLAMGYAGDPDLSAAKFVPDPYGRRPDAIMYRTGDRARFWADGTIEFLGRVDAMVKVRGYRVEPGEIETLLHQHPRVREAAVMARGERTDTKLVAYVTPASATTDASEPATARVGEWTKVFDDVYGSASNADDPSFNLAGWVDGHTGLPFPADEMREWVDTTVARILELSPQRVLEIGCGTGLLLARIAPHCRHYLGTDVSATALDHVRERILGAQPELAARVELQRIGADDIARLNALGDRTFDLIVINSVAQYFPSLDYLVGVLRAAVAMLAPGGAIFLGDIRNLALSEPLRLSVQLHRADDAMPVESLLRHAAAAEERERELLLHPSLFSELAVRLAGLGSARVLLKRGTSRNELTRFRVDAILSTREATQPIRWAWRGEALSDVAARIASERPAKVRITDLPDDRLATLNHARHVLQGERPPTVGTLRAAMAGAAGIDPEMACRLAEQLPGGAEAWSAEAHWPESGVAGHFDLVVTARRAAAGAPVEKRVGSDLDWYALANVPAHRQTDKLVAALREYLRERLPEYMVPSAFLVLPDGLPVTRNGKLDRQALPEPDDARATVDTEFVQATNPTQTLLAKIWSEVLGVAQVGVHDRFFELGGDSILGIQVVAKAARHGLRLVPRDLFQHQTIAELAAAADRARPHGEAHEMDAEEGELPLTPVQHWFFGLELAQPGHFNQSFVVEAAEDIPVDRLERAIHHVFDQHDALRMRYWRDHRGWHTRYDAHARPVIVDRAVEPADVRAAAAEYNSKLDVSDGPLARVVLFHSASGSCRRLLIVVHHLAIDGVSWWVLLDQLSAAVRGAEDAAPPASFRRWAKALARAAVLPEMAPQVSKWARLLSGPVDPLPGQHHRKTGTEALARTERRALGEAETESLLTRANTAYRTHTDEVLLTALLAAVHRWAGIRRVRVDLEGHGREMAASGMPDASRTVGWFTTITPLRFDLHDIDPSAEPGRALTALKEQRRAVPGGPADFGLLRYLDDASTRALGELPAADIGFNYLGQLDRVGGATFRLATEWAGPWRGPANHRPYPLEINGHVSHGRFEIAITHDPDRHDPSSVSALADAYVGALRALIAHCTSEGAGAFSPSDFPVAGLDQRRLDAVLGSFRRARQDKAPKQPVPSNPTGEP, from the coding sequence ATGCGGGGAGAAGACTTCCGAACGTTTGGTGGCGTACTTTGTCGGCGCGCGGAGAGCCATCCAGACGGTTTGGCCTACAGCTTCCTCGGGGATGGAGAGACCGAGACAGAACGGCTGAGCTTTTCTGAACTGGACGCGCGCGCACGCGCCATCGCCGCACGCCTCACCCAGGAGGGGGCCTTCGGTCGACCGGTTCTGCTGCTGTACCCACCGGGGTTGGACTACGTGGCCGGCTTCTTCGGCTGCCTCTACGCCGGCGCCATCGCGGTCCCGCTCTATCCGCCGGATCCGCGCCGCGTGTCCCGCACCCTTCCCCGCCTTCTCGCGGTGGTGGCCGACGCCGGCGCGCAGTTGGCGCTCACCACGGACGACATCCGCACGGTGCTCGAAGGTTACGTGGAGCAGGCACCGGCACTGCGCACGTTGCGATGCATCGCCACGGACCGCAGCCTCGCCCCGGAGCCACACTTCGACCCGCGCGAGGAACCCGAGGGGCTCGCCTATTTGCAATACACGTCGGGGTCGACCGGGAATCCGAAGGGCGTGATGGTCACCCACGCCAATCTGCTCGAGAACTGCGCCGATATGAGCGAAGTCTGGCGGCTCGATGAACGGAGCCGCATGGTCTCGTGGCTGCCGTTGTTCCACGACATGGGTCTCATCGCGGGCATGCTCTTGCCGCTGTACCTTGGCAACCCCACGCAGCTCATGTCGCCGCTGTCCTTCGTGGCGAATCCCGTGCGCTGGTTGCGCGCCATCGACCGATTCGGCGGCACGATCAGCGGCGCGCCCAATTTCGCGTACGATCTTTGCGTCGCGAAGGTCCGCGAGGCGGATCGCGATACGTTGGATTTGAGCCGATGGCGAACGGCCTTCAACGCGGCCGAGCCGGTTCGTGCGAGCACCATCCGCAAGTTCACGGAGACGTTCGCCTGGTCGGGATTTCGCCGCGACACCTTCTATCCGAGCTATGGCCTCGCCGAGGCGACGTTGATCGTCACCGCCGGCAAGCCGGGGCGGGTCAGTCGGACGCTCTGGGTCGACGCCGAGGCGCTCGGCCAAGGCCGGCTCGCGGTCACCGATCCCGCAGCGCCGGGCGCGAAGGAGCTCGCGAGCTGCGGCACCGTGGTGCCCAGCCAAGAGTTGGCCATCGTGGATCCCGATACGCGAACGCCATGCGCCGATGGCTCGATCGGAGAAGTATGGGTGCGCGGACGCGCCGTGACCCGCGGCTACCGCCAGCGGCCGGAGGAGAACGAGCGCACGTTCCTCGCACGCACCGATGCCGGCGAAGGCCCTTACCTGCGCACCGGCGATCTGGGCTTCCGCTACGAGGGCGAGCTGTACTTGGCATCGCGCCACAAGGACCTCATCATCGTCCGCGGGCGCAATCACTATCCGCAAGATCTCGAACGGGCCTCCGAAAACAGCGATCCGATGCTGCGGCTAGGCTGCGCGGCGGCCTTCGCCACCGAGGACGATGCGCGCGTGATCGTCCTGCAGGAGGTGCGCGAGGAGGGCACCGAGGCAGACTACGCACGGGCGATGCGCGCCATCCGCATGGCCATCGCCGAGGAGTGTGACGTGCGGCTCGCGGAGGTGGCCCTGGTGGCGCGCGGCGAGTTGTTCAAGACGTCCAGCGGGAAGATTCAGCGCCGTTTGTGCCGCAGTCGCTATGGGGAAGGTGGGCTGCGGGTGCTCGCGGTGCAGTCGCTGGACGCGGCGGAGTCGACGGACGACGAGCCGGTTGCACCGCCCGAGCCGCCCGCCTCGATCGAAGTGCGTGTGCGCCGTGTCCTCGGCCGAGCGCTGCGCACGGAGACGTCGGGGCTCGACACCGAGACGCCCCTCGTCGCATTGGGCCTGGATTCGCTGACGTCGATCGAGGTGTGCAACGCGCTGGCGGCGGATTTCGGCGTGCGCCTCGAGCAGGTGGACCTGCTGGATCGCATGACGTTGGCGGGGTTGATCGCGCGCATCACATCGGGAGCGTGCGCGCCCGCCGCCCCCGTGACCGAGGTGGAGCCGGCGGCGGAGACGGACCTATCCCCCGGGCAGAGCGCGCTTTGGTTCCTGCACCAGCTCGAGCCGGAGAGCCCCTCGTACAACCAGATCTTCGCGGCCACCGTCCGGTCCGAACTCGACGTGCGCGCGCTTCGCGTGGCGTTGGATCGGCTCGTCTCGAGGCACGCGGTGCTGCGCACCACCTACGGGGAACGCGAGGGCAAGCCCTTCCAACGTGTGCGAGAGCAGCTGCCGGTGGCGTTCACCCATGTCGATGGGCGCACCTGGGACGAGGCGCGGGTCGAGGCCAAGCTGGCCGAGGAGACACATCGTCCGTTCGATTTGATCGACGGCCCCATGCTGCGTGTCTGTGTGATCGAGCGCGGCGAACGCGAATGGGCGTTGCTCGTGGCCGTGCACCACATCGCCATGGACTTCTGGTCGCTCGGAATCCTCGTGGACGAATGGGGCACTTGTTACCGGGCCGCCGTCGAGGGATGCGAACCCGAGCTGGGCCCCATCCCGGCGAGCTACCCGGCGTATGTGCACGCGGCGCAGGCGGCGCTGGAGGGGCCCGCGGGCGAAACGCACTTGGCGTATTGGCGCGACGTCCTCGCGAACCGCCCGCCGGTGCTCGATCTGCCCGCGGCCGCGCGGCGTCCCCCGGTATGGACCAACCGGGGCGCGGCGCACACCTTCCATGTGCCGGCGGCACTCGCCGACCAGCTCCGCGCCTTGGCGAGCGCCGAAGGTGTCACCCTCTACACCGCGCTCCTGGCGGCGTTTCAAACGCTCCTGCACCGCCATGGCGCCGCCGAAGATCTGGTGATCGGCTCGCCCACCGCGGGGCGACGCGATCCCGCGTTCGCCGATACGCTCGGCTACTTCGTCAACCTCGTGCCACTGCGCGCCGACCTCTCCGGCCGGCCGAGTTTCCGCGAGCTTCTCGCGCGTACGAAGGGCACGGTGCTGGGCGCCCTCGCCCACCAAGACTACCCGCTGTCCGAGCTCGTCGATCGGCTCGGCGTCGAACGCGATGCCAGCCGCTCGCCCTTGTTCGACGTGGTGTTCCTGGTGCAGAAGCCCTACCGCATGCCCGACAGCCAGATGGTGCGCTTTGCGCTGGGCGAGCCGGGAGCGCGGCTCGACGTGGGCGGCCTCATGCTGGAATCCCGCCGGGTCGCGCAAAATCTGGCACGCTTCGACTTGGAGCTGTGGATCGTCGAAGAGGCCGATGGATTGCTCGGATCCATCCGGTACGGCACCGATCTGTTCGATGCGGCCACCATCGCGCGCATGTCTCAGCATCTGGTGCGTCTGCTGGAGGCGGCCGTGCGCGAGCCCGAGCGCCCCGTGGCCGCGTTGCCGATGCTCACCGCGTCCGAGCATGCGCAGATGGTGACGGCGTGGAACGAGACCGCGCACCCCTATCCCGAAGATCGCTGCCTTCACGAGTTGTTCGAAGCGGCGGCGGCCGCCACGCCCGAGGCGACGGCGGTGCTCTTCGAAAAGGAGCGCCTCGACTACCGCGAGCTCGACGCGTGGGCCAACCGCATCGCGCACCACCTCGTGGCGCAGGGCATCGGCCGCGGAAGCCACGTGGCCGTCGTGCTCGAGCGCGGTCTCGAGATGGTGCCCGCCCTTCTCGGCATCCTCAAGGCGGGCGGCACGTACGTGCCCATCGAGCCGTCGTACCCCGACGTGCGCATCGCCGACACGTGCCGCGCGCTGGACGTTGCCTACGTGCTCACCCAACGCGAGCATGGCGCCCGCCTGGAGGCCTTGCTCGGGCCACGCGGCATCCTTCGGCTCGACGACCGCGCCGCGCTGGCCGGGTGCCCCACGACAAACCCGGGTCGTCCGGTCCATCCCGAAGACCGCGCGTACGTGATCCTCACCTCCGGCTCCACGGGCACGCCCAAAGGCGTGGTTCTGCAACACCGCCCGGTGGTCAACACCATCGATTGGGTCAATCGGCGCTACGGCATCGGCGCGCACGATCGCGTCCTCTTTCTCACGTCGCTCTGTTTCGACCTTTCCGTCTACGACGTCTTCGGTTTGCTCGCGGCAGGAGGCTCGATCCGGATCGCGTCGGCGCGCGACGTCGCCGATCCGATGCGTTTGCTCGACTGGCTCTGCTCCGGTGAAATCACGTTCTGGGACTCGGCCCCGGCGGCCCTGCGCCAGCTGGTGCCCTTTCTCGAGGACGGAAATTCCGACGCACGTGCGTGGGCCGAAAGCCGTTTGCGCCTCGTGTTCCTTTCCGGCGATTGGATCCCCATCACGTTGCCCGGACAAGTGGCCGCACGATTTCCGCAGGCCCGCGTGGTCGGCCTCGGCGGCGCGACGGAAGCGGCCATTTGGTCGAATTTCCACGACATCGAGCGCGTCGATCCTTCGTGGCCGAGCATCCCGTATGGACGCCCGATCCAGAATGCGCGCTATTACGTACTCGACGCGGATCGCCAGCCGTGTCCCGTCGGCGTCCCCGGCGAGCTGTTCATCGGCGGTGAATGCCTGGCGATGGGCTACGCCGGCGATCCCGATTTGAGCGCGGCGAAGTTCGTGCCCGATCCGTACGGCCGGCGACCCGATGCGATCATGTACCGCACCGGCGATCGCGCGCGCTTTTGGGCCGATGGGACCATCGAGTTCCTCGGCCGCGTCGACGCCATGGTGAAGGTGCGCGGCTACCGCGTGGAACCGGGCGAAATCGAGACGCTGCTCCATCAGCACCCGCGCGTGCGCGAGGCGGCGGTCATGGCCCGGGGCGAACGCACCGACACCAAGTTGGTGGCCTACGTCACGCCCGCGAGCGCGACGACGGATGCGTCCGAGCCTGCCACCGCGCGGGTGGGCGAGTGGACGAAGGTCTTCGACGACGTCTATGGGAGCGCGTCCAATGCCGACGATCCATCGTTCAATCTCGCTGGATGGGTGGACGGGCACACCGGCCTGCCTTTTCCCGCCGACGAGATGCGCGAATGGGTGGACACGACCGTCGCGCGGATTCTCGAGCTCTCGCCGCAACGCGTGCTGGAGATCGGCTGCGGCACGGGCCTGTTGCTCGCGCGAATTGCCCCGCACTGTCGTCACTACCTGGGTACGGACGTGTCCGCGACCGCCCTCGACCATGTCCGGGAGCGCATTCTGGGCGCCCAGCCCGAGCTGGCCGCCCGGGTCGAACTGCAACGCATCGGCGCCGATGACATCGCCCGATTGAATGCGCTCGGTGACCGCACCTTCGACCTGATCGTGATCAACTCGGTGGCGCAGTACTTCCCGAGCCTCGATTACCTCGTCGGCGTTCTGCGCGCGGCCGTGGCCATGTTGGCCCCCGGCGGCGCCATATTCCTGGGCGACATCCGCAACCTCGCTCTGTCCGAGCCCCTTCGACTCTCCGTGCAACTTCATCGCGCGGACGACGCGATGCCCGTCGAATCCCTTCTTCGGCATGCGGCGGCGGCCGAAGAACGCGAACGCGAGCTGCTCCTGCACCCGAGCTTGTTCTCCGAGCTCGCCGTGCGCCTCGCGGGGCTTGGCTCGGCCAGGGTGTTGCTCAAACGCGGGACGAGCCGCAACGAACTGACGCGCTTCCGGGTGGACGCGATTCTGTCGACGCGTGAAGCCACGCAGCCGATTCGCTGGGCCTGGCGCGGGGAGGCCCTGAGCGACGTGGCCGCCCGAATCGCTTCGGAACGGCCGGCCAAGGTCCGCATCACCGATCTGCCCGACGATCGCCTGGCCACGTTGAACCATGCGCGGCACGTTCTCCAAGGGGAGCGGCCCCCCACCGTCGGGACGTTGCGTGCGGCGATGGCCGGCGCAGCGGGCATCGATCCCGAGATGGCCTGTCGACTGGCGGAGCAGTTGCCCGGCGGTGCGGAAGCGTGGTCCGCCGAGGCGCATTGGCCGGAGTCGGGTGTCGCCGGTCACTTCGACCTCGTGGTGACGGCCCGACGCGCAGCAGCTGGCGCGCCCGTGGAGAAGAGAGTCGGCTCCGACTTGGATTGGTACGCCCTCGCGAACGTGCCCGCGCACCGCCAGACGGACAAGCTCGTCGCTGCGCTGCGCGAGTACCTGCGCGAGCGACTGCCCGAGTACATGGTCCCTTCCGCGTTCTTGGTGCTCCCCGACGGCCTCCCGGTCACGCGCAATGGCAAGCTGGATCGACAAGCGCTGCCCGAGCCCGACGACGCACGCGCGACCGTCGATACCGAGTTCGTTCAGGCCACGAACCCCACGCAGACCTTGCTCGCCAAGATCTGGAGCGAGGTGCTCGGCGTCGCCCAGGTGGGGGTGCACGACCGATTCTTCGAGCTGGGCGGCGACTCCATCCTCGGGATCCAGGTGGTGGCCAAGGCGGCCCGGCATGGGCTCCGCTTGGTTCCGCGGGATCTCTTTCAGCACCAAACCATCGCGGAGCTCGCGGCCGCCGCCGATCGCGCGCGGCCGCACGGCGAAGCCCACGAGATGGATGCCGAGGAAGGCGAGCTGCCGCTCACCCCCGTGCAGCACTGGTTCTTCGGGCTCGAGCTGGCGCAGCCGGGGCACTTCAATCAGTCCTTCGTCGTCGAGGCGGCGGAGGACATCCCCGTCGATCGCCTCGAACGCGCCATCCACCATGTCTTCGACCAGCACGATGCGCTGCGCATGCGCTACTGGCGGGATCACCGAGGGTGGCACACGCGCTACGACGCGCACGCGCGGCCCGTCATCGTCGATCGCGCCGTCGAGCCAGCGGACGTGCGGGCCGCGGCCGCCGAGTACAACTCGAAGCTCGATGTGAGCGACGGGCCTCTTGCCCGGGTGGTGCTCTTTCACTCGGCCTCGGGATCGTGCCGCCGGCTGCTCATCGTGGTGCACCACCTGGCCATCGACGGAGTCTCGTGGTGGGTGCTGCTCGATCAACTGAGCGCGGCCGTGCGCGGCGCCGAGGACGCGGCGCCACCGGCATCCTTCCGCCGCTGGGCGAAGGCCTTGGCACGGGCTGCGGTGTTGCCCGAAATGGCGCCCCAGGTCTCCAAGTGGGCGCGGCTGCTCTCGGGGCCGGTGGATCCATTGCCTGGGCAACATCATCGAAAAACTGGCACCGAAGCCTTGGCCCGCACGGAGCGACGTGCCCTGGGGGAGGCGGAGACCGAGAGCCTCCTCACCCGCGCGAACACCGCCTACCGCACGCACACCGACGAGGTTCTCCTCACCGCGTTGCTCGCCGCGGTCCATCGCTGGGCCGGCATCCGTCGCGTGCGCGTCGATCTGGAGGGTCACGGGCGTGAGATGGCCGCATCGGGCATGCCCGACGCATCGCGCACCGTCGGCTGGTTCACCACCATCACGCCGCTGCGATTCGACCTGCACGACATCGATCCATCGGCGGAGCCCGGACGCGCCCTCACCGCATTGAAAGAACAACGTCGCGCCGTGCCGGGCGGGCCCGCCGACTTCGGGCTTCTGCGCTACCTCGACGACGCGAGCACGCGCGCGCTGGGCGAGCTCCCGGCGGCGGACATCGGGTTCAACTACCTCGGCCAGCTCGATCGCGTCGGCGGTGCGACCTTCCGCCTCGCCACCGAGTGGGCCGGCCCCTGGCGGGGTCCCGCCAACCATCGCCCCTACCCTCTGGAGATCAATGGCCACGTGTCCCACGGCCGCTTCGAAATCGCCATCACGCATGATCCCGACCGCCACGATCCGTCGAGCGTCTCCGCATTGGCCGATGCCTACGTCGGAGCCCTGCGTGCCCTGATTGCGCACTGTACGAGCGAAGGCGCCGGCGCCTTCTCGCCGTCGGACTTCCCCGTGGCCGGGCTGGATCAACGCCGGCTCGATGCGGTACTCGGTTCATTCCGTCGCGCGCGGCAGGACAAGGCCCCGAAGCAACCGGTTCCGAGCAACCCGACGGGGGAACCATGA